The Pseudomonadota bacterium genome segment TCCCATCGTTTCTGCAAGCCCAGAACCTGAATCTTGAAAATTGTTTCACAACGATCATTCAATTGAGCATTGTCGGCGGGGACAAAGGGATGAGCATCAACGTGCCGCTTCAATGGACGACTATCACTTGAGTCACGTAAATTAAAATCAATAAAGCGATAGGTCTGGTCGGGTTCCAAAGTGGCAAAACTGATGGTCTGTCGTCGCTCGTTCTGCAACTTCTCAACATCAACATCAGTAATGATAGAAGCGTGGGGCTCCAATCGCACCCGTTCCAAAATCGATCCATTTTCCGCAATGATGCAGTCACCGGCCATCACAATATCACTGGTGGATTCTGTGGGACTGGCACAAGCGTAAATATAAGCGGCAATACAACGTCCCGACTGGGCTTGCACAACCTGATGGGCTCGATAATCACCCTTGCCCACCACTTCATTGCTGGCAGACAGATTGAGCAGAATGTTCGCCCCAGCAATTGCTTGATGAGAAGATGGAGGAATAGGCATCCAACCATCTTCACATATCTCGACTCCTACAACCACTTCCCCAGCACGGAATAAAAGGTCGGTGCCAAATCGAGTATTTGGCATATATTGTCGTCCCTCACAATACCTTGGGAAAGGAATGAGGGTTGAAATATTTTTTGCAGCTTTGAACCAACGGGATTCATAAAACTCTTTGTAATTGGGAATGTGCTGCTTGGGCACAATGCCCAAAATTTGTCCATTGGAAAGAACAGCCGCACAATTATAAAGAGCGTTGCCTACACGGAAAGGAAGACCAACCACAACCAATTGGTTTTTTTCGACGCTGTTGGCTATTTCCCACAACCCAGCTTCGGCAGCATCCAGAAGTTTGGTTTGCCCAAACAGATCGCCGCAAGTGTATCCTGTAATGGATAATTCGGGGAAAACAATGATTTCGGCAGGATCAGTTTTCGTAAAATAGAATATCGCCTGCTTGATTTCGGCAACATTGGCAGCAACATTGCCTACTTTAACTTTAGGGGATACAGCGGCGACTCTGACAAGTCCAAAATTCATGTTTTTGACCCTTTCAATCCCTCAATGTACAGGAAAACTATCACCAGGGCGTTTTCTTCAAAATCGTCACTTTGGGGTATCCATCAAAGCCTTTAATCTCCATCCCTTTAATGGCTTTTATCATATCCCAGTTATGGTTACACTCCGTTTGTACTTCCTGTTCGGCATTGTCCAGGTCTCGCACCGCCATCTTGCCGCTGCCTCCGACATTTGTTTTAAACTCAACTGTGCCCGGCTTTGCACCATATTGTTCGTGCCATTGAAGATGGGCACTTATGGCCACATAGGTTACAAGGGCAATCACAATAAGCAAAACCGCACTCACAGGAATAATCCATTCCTTGATGATGTTCAATGTGGTTCTCCTTCGGTTCTAGATATGGTTGGGTCTATTGGTCCTAAGCTGGGCCATTTTTCCCAGTGATGTGCCCTGCGTTCTTGTAACTGTTCTTGAATATTCAATCTCAGGTCATAACACTCATCAGCAGCATAAGCTGCCTCGGGTGGTTTCCGACCTTTGATATATTTTTCATGAAATACTTCCGTTGGGTCTTCCCCAGGCATAATGTAAAGCGGAAAATTATCACCATCAAAAGTATCGTGAACTACGACAACGTGGGATGCTCCCTTGTTTTGAGCAGTTTTAATCCACCATTCAATATCTTGTCGAGTAGCGGTCATAATTATCCTACTGAAAACTTTTTGACAATATTGCCTTTTTTGTCCACAATATCGACCTGATCGGCACCTATAGATCGAATGCGGTCTCCATAACGCTTCTGCACCTTATCCTCTGCTTCCTGCTGCGTGTTGGCCTCATCGATCAAAATAGTTTCATTATCAAAGGTGTCCCAATGATAAATGCCAAACTTTTTTTTGTGTTTAATCATGGCTCACCTCCTTTCCTTTATTACTTTAATGCCTAGAAATGGATGTTGGTTTTGTTCGCCCAAATATCTGTTCAAAGCATCTTCGTCGGAAAAATCCTTGTCAAAAGTGCTGTGAACAATCTCTTCGTTATAGGCTTCATAAACTTGGAGAGTGGCAGTTATCATTTTACTTCAAACCAAATAGACAAAAGATAGGCACATCCGGCAATTTTCCATTCATGATCGGGATCAAAAGACATTAGGCAAGCCTTGATATGAGCAAGGGCACGACTTTGATTGATGCCTTCTTTCACTATAAATACAACATCCTCTGCCCCGGAGAAAAACCACTTGTGGACAATTTTTGTGTATTTGTTTTCTCCCCAAAACTCTTTGGGAATATCTTCTCTTTTGGGCAGCCATTCAGCAATATGTTCTGGGCCTGCCCAAATATCCATTTGTGTAATATGTTCTTTTGGAGTCATTTTGGCTTCGCCCGTTCCCACTCTAACAGAAGTGATTTCGCCTTGCTGATAGAGGATACAACCTCTGCATCTTCCTCAACTTCATAATATGCTTCCACAGTCTCAATGAGATCATTTAAAGCATTTGCTAGTTTTTCTTCCATGTTGCACCCTACAAATTTTCGAGATCATAAATCCCGTATAATTCATGCTCTCTAATGTATTCCAACACCTTTTCATCCAATAATTTTTGATTTAGGCTTATGCCATTTTTCAAACATTCCCGCACCATCGTGGAAGATACTTCACCAATCTTTCCATCCGTATGACCCAAAAAGATGTGCGGTGGCTTCAAATACCAACCCATATCGGGGTCTCGCTCCACACCATCCCTTGGCACCACTATGAAGCGAATCATTTTCTCAAGGTGTTCGTAATTAACCCACCTATCGAATTCATTGGCATTATCCATGCCAATGATCCAAGAAAAATCATATTGGTTTTTGGCAAAATCTTCTTCCAACAATAACTTAACAGTTTGGTAAGTTTCGCCACTGAGTTTGTTTCTAATCTCATAATCAAATGGTTTGATACGACCATCTGCCTCGCAAGCAATTTCCACCATGTTTAGGCGATGCTCGGCAGAAGCCATTTCCTTGCCAAACATATGGTGTTCACCGCACGGCATCAACCACACTTCATCAAAAGTCCGACTGGTATTCAAAACAAACTGGGCAATGCGAATGTGGGCTTTTGTAACTGGATTGAAAGCTCCACCAAGAATAGCAACCTTGATCTTTCTTCCCAGGGAACGATATTGCAGTTTGCGATCTTCAATCTTTGCCAATGTAGCCTGAATTAAATGTCCCGCATCCCAGCCACATTCATTGCATAATTGAATCAGGCTACAAAGGGCATCACCAGCTTCTTCCTTCAGATTGCGAAGATCGGTGAAACGAACCAACTCCCTGACTTCACCCTCTATATCATCCAATCGCTGACGCAATGGAGTGCGACCAAAAGCACTGTCAAATGCCTCTTCGATTTGTGACTGATATGGTTCCATTTTACGCAACCTCTTCTTCCTCAATTTCTTCGGCATAACAATCATCGAGAGTTTCTTCAAGAACCTCTTTAATTGCTTGTTTGCTTTCTTTTTCTTTGTCTTTTTCTTTCCTCGGCTTTGGCAAATGCCTGAGTCGTATTTTATCAACAATAAAATTATTGATAAGAATGGCAACCGTCCTGGCTTTTTCGCCAAATTCCACCTTCAAAGCCTCTGGAAATTCCTCCACAGTAAGTGCTGGATTTTCTAACACATGATAAGCAAACAATTCAACTCGCAAACCTTTCGTGTTGTCGGGCATAACCAAATCAAGATTTATGCCCAACTCTCTCAATGCCTTACA includes the following:
- a CDS encoding NAD(+) synthase, whose protein sequence is MNFGLVRVAAVSPKVKVGNVAANVAEIKQAIFYFTKTDPAEIIVFPELSITGYTCGDLFGQTKLLDAAEAGLWEIANSVEKNQLVVVGLPFRVGNALYNCAAVLSNGQILGIVPKQHIPNYKEFYESRWFKAAKNISTLIPFPRYCEGRQYMPNTRFGTDLLFRAGEVVVGVEICEDGWMPIPPSSHQAIAGANILLNLSASNEVVGKGDYRAHQVVQAQSGRCIAAYIYACASPTESTSDIVMAGDCIIAENGSILERVRLEPHASIITDVDVEKLQNERRQTISFATLEPDQTYRFIDFNLRDSSDSRPLKRHVDAHPFVPADNAQLNDRCETIFKIQVLGLQKRWDQMCGHPMYLGLSGGLDSTLALLVAKAAGVDVRAITMPGFGTTDKTLNNAKRLAKLLDVPCETIDIRKTCLNIFKDQNYKPFDIDVDHLLLFPEAVDEFQELLQEIPPNSKDLKFENIQARVRTLELFSRGFVLGTGDLSEMALGWSTYNGDHMSSYNVNCGVPKTLVKFLVGWIARNRYSKGDIAIPGSVAEVLMDIVNTVISPELLPVGPNGEVQSSEDFLGPYELHDFFLYHFVRNGFSPEKILYLANQCKFDVDYSPEFIKNTLRTFLKRFFHNQFKRNCVPDGPKVGTVSLSPRGDWRMPSEADLALWGVG
- the nadD gene encoding nicotinate (nicotinamide) nucleotide adenylyltransferase translates to MEPYQSQIEEAFDSAFGRTPLRQRLDDIEGEVRELVRFTDLRNLKEEAGDALCSLIQLCNECGWDAGHLIQATLAKIEDRKLQYRSLGRKIKVAILGGAFNPVTKAHIRIAQFVLNTSRTFDEVWLMPCGEHHMFGKEMASAEHRLNMVEIACEADGRIKPFDYEIRNKLSGETYQTVKLLLEEDFAKNQYDFSWIIGMDNANEFDRWVNYEHLEKMIRFIVVPRDGVERDPDMGWYLKPPHIFLGHTDGKIGEVSSTMVRECLKNGISLNQKLLDEKVLEYIREHELYGIYDLENL